Proteins encoded in a region of the Leopardus geoffroyi isolate Oge1 chromosome E2, O.geoffroyi_Oge1_pat1.0, whole genome shotgun sequence genome:
- the LOC123579460 gene encoding chymotrypsinogen B isoform X2, translating into MAFLWLLSCFALVGAAFGQCGVPAIEPVLNGLSRIVNGEDAVPGSWPWQVSLQDKTGFHFCGGSLISENWVVTAAHCGVRTSHVVVAGEFDQHANEENIQVLKIAKVFKNPKFNMLTVRNDITLLKLATPARFSETVSPVCLPAATDEFPPGLLCATTGWGKTKHNANKTPDKLQQAALPLLSNADCKKFWGSKITDVMICAGASGVSSCMGDSGGPLVCQKDGAWTLVGIVSWGSGTCSTSVPAVYARVTKLIPWVQEILAAN; encoded by the exons ATGGcctttctctggcttctctcctGCTTCGCCCTTGTGGGGGCTGCCTTCGGTC AGTGTGGGGTCCCCGCCATCGAACCCGTGCTGAATGGCCTGTCCAGGATCGTCAATGGCGAGGACGCTGTCCCGGGCTCCTGGCCCTGGCAGGTGTCCCTGCAG GATAAAACCGGCTTCCACTTCTGCGGGGGCTCCCTCATCAGCGAGAACTGGGTGGTCACTGCTGCCCACTGTGGTGTCAG GACATCCCACGTGGTCGTGGCTGGGGAGTTTGACCAGCACGCAAATGAGGAGAACATCCAGGTCCTGAAGATCGCCAAG GTTTTCAAGAACCCCAAGTTCAACATGCTGACCGTCCGAAACGACATCACCCTGCTGAAGCTGGCCACGCCTGCCCGCTTCTCCGAGACCGTGTCCCCTGTGTGCCTTCCCGCGGCTACGGATGAGTTCCCCCCTGGTTTGCTGTGCGCTACCACGGGCTGGGGGAAGACCAAGCACAATG CCAACAAGACCCCCGACAAGCTGCAGCaggcggccctgcccctcctgtccaACGCCGACTGCAAGAAGTTCTGGGGCAGCAAGATCACGGACGTGATGATCTGCGCCGGGGCCAGCGGCGTCTCGTCCTGCATG GGCGACTCTGGCGGCCCCCTGGTCTGCCAGAAGGacggagcctggaccctggtgGGCATCGTGTCCTGGGGCAGCGGCACGTGCTCCACCTCCGTCCCCGCCGTGTACGCCCGCGTCACCAAGCTCATTCCTTGGGTTCAGGAAATTCTTGCCGCCAACTGA
- the LOC123579460 gene encoding chymotrypsinogen B isoform X1, whose protein sequence is MGLELTFKKSAFSHPPDVFDLSPLVRRPIHCNHECGVPAIEPVLNGLSRIVNGEDAVPGSWPWQVSLQDKTGFHFCGGSLISENWVVTAAHCGVRTSHVVVAGEFDQHANEENIQVLKIAKVFKNPKFNMLTVRNDITLLKLATPARFSETVSPVCLPAATDEFPPGLLCATTGWGKTKHNANKTPDKLQQAALPLLSNADCKKFWGSKITDVMICAGASGVSSCMGDSGGPLVCQKDGAWTLVGIVSWGSGTCSTSVPAVYARVTKLIPWVQEILAAN, encoded by the exons atgggcttagagcttacttttaaaaaaagcgCCTTTTCCCACCCCCCTGATGTTTTCGATTTATCCCCGTTGGTGCGGAGACCCATTCACTGTAATCACG AGTGTGGGGTCCCCGCCATCGAACCCGTGCTGAATGGCCTGTCCAGGATCGTCAATGGCGAGGACGCTGTCCCGGGCTCCTGGCCCTGGCAGGTGTCCCTGCAG GATAAAACCGGCTTCCACTTCTGCGGGGGCTCCCTCATCAGCGAGAACTGGGTGGTCACTGCTGCCCACTGTGGTGTCAG GACATCCCACGTGGTCGTGGCTGGGGAGTTTGACCAGCACGCAAATGAGGAGAACATCCAGGTCCTGAAGATCGCCAAG GTTTTCAAGAACCCCAAGTTCAACATGCTGACCGTCCGAAACGACATCACCCTGCTGAAGCTGGCCACGCCTGCCCGCTTCTCCGAGACCGTGTCCCCTGTGTGCCTTCCCGCGGCTACGGATGAGTTCCCCCCTGGTTTGCTGTGCGCTACCACGGGCTGGGGGAAGACCAAGCACAATG CCAACAAGACCCCCGACAAGCTGCAGCaggcggccctgcccctcctgtccaACGCCGACTGCAAGAAGTTCTGGGGCAGCAAGATCACGGACGTGATGATCTGCGCCGGGGCCAGCGGCGTCTCGTCCTGCATG GGCGACTCTGGCGGCCCCCTGGTCTGCCAGAAGGacggagcctggaccctggtgGGCATCGTGTCCTGGGGCAGCGGCACGTGCTCCACCTCCGTCCCCGCCGTGTACGCCCGCGTCACCAAGCTCATTCCTTGGGTTCAGGAAATTCTTGCCGCCAACTGA